From Thermodesulfobacteriota bacterium, a single genomic window includes:
- the ispD gene encoding 2-C-methyl-D-erythritol 4-phosphate cytidylyltransferase yields MVSALIVAAGKGERLPGALAKQYLPLSGRPVLCRTLEVFAACAIIDDIFLVVPQKDFVYCRETILPQVARDVTLVAGGDRRQDSVFNGLRAMSPDRERVVVIHDGVRPFVTCRLIQSCLDGIRDADGCIAAVPASDTLKAVDKDGRITGTIDRAAVWLAQTPQAFRYGVLLEAHQQAAAGGWRVTDDAALLERLGRIVRVVSGSAANIKITTPADLRLAGAMTGRMGMEPTA; encoded by the coding sequence ATGGTATCGGCCCTGATTGTCGCCGCCGGAAAAGGCGAACGCCTGCCCGGTGCGCTGGCCAAACAATATCTCCCCCTGTCCGGCCGGCCGGTGCTGTGCCGCACCTTGGAAGTGTTTGCCGCGTGCGCCATCATCGACGATATTTTCCTGGTTGTGCCTCAAAAGGATTTCGTTTACTGCCGGGAGACTATTCTGCCGCAGGTGGCCAGGGACGTTACGCTGGTGGCCGGAGGCGATCGGCGTCAGGACTCGGTTTTTAACGGTTTGCGGGCCATGAGTCCGGACCGGGAGCGAGTGGTGGTGATCCACGACGGGGTTCGCCCTTTTGTCACCTGCCGGCTGATTCAATCCTGCCTCGACGGTATCCGGGATGCGGACGGTTGTATCGCCGCCGTCCCGGCCAGCGACACCCTTAAGGCGGTGGACAAAGACGGCCGGATTACCGGCACCATCGACCGCGCCGCCGTGTGGCTGGCCCAGACCCCCCAGGCCTTTCGTTATGGCGTGCTGCTTGAGGCCCATCAGCAGGCGGCGGCCGGAGGCTGGCGGGTAACCGATGACGCCGCCCTGCTGGAACGACTGGGCCGAATCGTGCGGGTCGTTTCAGGATCGGCCGCCAATATCAAAATCACCACTCCCGCTGACCTTCGCCTGGCCGGGGCCATGACCGGGCGAATGGGTATGGAGCCGACGGCATGA
- a CDS encoding HPr family phosphocarrier protein, whose amino-acid sequence MSATYCEIGFSQKLRQYSDDYLQCCQFLARCESPESLFTKKLYSKLMASSHLVEDFLDFHGAKNNRNWYLFRELSAAVRHLSMAGYIQEHISNRLIFYDLNHKAVFEKEGEDTRHFLSRTLISLAPAILAEAARLNLPLPEKEFSSEDFPSAVTCEMLEFDIDDERPRQEQQKKNIVKVTSDFLNIAKQFEEYGIYEKCDPDEIRTLVPEKVNEVLIRRFEMLVHNLQSSFDTYIIYGGLRYGDRKLKELRSYFSVVYHLFDFIGKLLHFYERHFFVPREGEKSVYKNVQNALFSLIDAEALLDKIVNYGLFYSYQFLSDGKRLALKILNENIERGHIEVGIPVELGFHSRPSLLVAKIVQYYGGEVNLKVGNDTFDASSVLDIQWAGGKISREKAKAVVFEGDVRALKDIQILADVNYGEDSMGKGIPLPRELDYLK is encoded by the coding sequence GTGAGCGCAACCTATTGCGAAATCGGTTTTTCCCAAAAGCTGCGGCAATACTCGGATGACTACCTTCAGTGCTGCCAATTTCTGGCCAGATGTGAGTCGCCGGAGTCGCTCTTCACCAAGAAACTGTATTCCAAGCTGATGGCATCGTCTCACCTGGTCGAAGATTTTCTTGATTTTCACGGCGCCAAAAACAACCGCAACTGGTATCTGTTCCGGGAGCTGTCCGCGGCCGTGCGGCACTTGAGCATGGCCGGCTATATCCAGGAGCATATTTCAAACCGCCTTATCTTTTATGATCTTAACCACAAAGCCGTTTTCGAAAAAGAGGGTGAGGATACCCGTCATTTCCTGAGCCGCACCCTGATCTCCCTGGCCCCGGCTATTCTGGCCGAAGCGGCGCGATTGAACCTGCCCCTGCCGGAAAAGGAATTCTCCAGCGAGGATTTTCCCAGCGCGGTCACCTGTGAAATGCTTGAATTCGATATCGACGATGAACGGCCCCGGCAGGAACAGCAGAAGAAGAATATCGTCAAGGTGACCAGCGATTTTCTCAACATCGCCAAACAGTTTGAAGAGTACGGCATCTACGAGAAGTGCGACCCGGATGAGATCCGGACACTGGTTCCGGAGAAGGTCAACGAGGTGCTGATCCGGCGGTTTGAAATGCTGGTCCACAACCTGCAGTCTTCCTTTGACACCTATATCATCTACGGCGGTCTGCGCTACGGCGATCGCAAGCTGAAGGAACTGCGCAGTTACTTTTCGGTCGTCTATCATCTCTTCGATTTTATCGGCAAGCTGCTTCATTTTTATGAGCGTCATTTTTTTGTTCCCCGGGAAGGAGAGAAAAGCGTTTATAAAAATGTTCAAAATGCCCTGTTTTCGCTGATCGACGCCGAGGCGCTGCTGGATAAAATCGTTAATTATGGCCTTTTTTATTCCTACCAGTTTCTGTCCGACGGCAAACGCCTGGCATTGAAAATCCTCAATGAGAACATTGAGCGGGGCCATATCGAGGTGGGGATTCCGGTAGAGCTGGGCTTTCACAGCCGCCCCAGCCTGCTGGTGGCAAAAATTGTCCAGTATTACGGCGGCGAGGTCAACCTGAAGGTCGGCAACGACACTTTTGACGCCAGCAGCGTGCTGGACATCCAGTGGGCCGGCGGGAAGATCAGCCGGGAGAAAGCCAAAGCCGTCGTTTTTGAAGGGGATGTCCGGGCCTTAAAAGACATTCAGATTCTGGCCGACGTCAACTACGGCGAGGATTCCATGGGCAAGGGCATCCCTTTGCCCCGGGAGCTGGATTATCTCAAATAG
- the dnaG gene encoding DNA primase: MSGYIPEDKIAEIRNTADIVDVVSEAVILKKAGKNYLGLCPFHQEKTPSFTVSPDKQMFHCFGCHEGGNVFTFLMKHQGVSFPEAVRMLARRYGIALPREEMSPQQERADSERQRMLSVNALAAEFFQACLAGEEKGKSARAYLAKRGLTREAVEMFRLGYAPAGWDNLMNHLERKHISPRVAEQAGLVVKKQSGGYYDRFRDRIMFPITDVAGRIIAFGGRVMDDSLPKYLNSPETALYNKRRVLYGLESARRKCRETGVVYITEGYMDFLAVYRHGIENVVATLGTAMTVEHVRLLKGYVTKAVMVFDSDEAGIKAARRGIDLFTEEKSIKPFILSLPEGHDPDSYLMKHGADSFLRLAADAQEAMLYVINEAVRKHGLSVDGKLRVISEMEPVLAGIDDDLARSLYVKELAERIGIEERALLDRINKAAVALKAAPAGGDAGQPVGDDGPPPPNTRQDFGSRRYRLERQVVGMMLHAPFLLPEIEQMDILNFFENVTLAALGKIILRQRHDIEQGGVDITALVENEEQRREVTSLLVGDELGFGEWKEDDCRKLLQQFMSICRRQDGGLNARIKSVADNQDDQLLEKLLQVKRKQLQLIKDRIQIIE, translated from the coding sequence TTGTCCGGTTATATCCCTGAAGACAAAATCGCGGAAATCCGCAATACCGCGGATATTGTCGATGTCGTGTCCGAAGCGGTCATCCTGAAGAAAGCCGGTAAAAACTACCTGGGCCTCTGTCCGTTTCATCAGGAAAAAACCCCCTCTTTCACGGTCAGCCCCGACAAGCAGATGTTTCACTGTTTCGGATGTCATGAAGGCGGAAACGTTTTTACCTTTCTGATGAAGCATCAGGGCGTCTCGTTTCCCGAAGCCGTCCGGATGCTTGCCCGACGTTACGGAATCGCCCTTCCCCGGGAAGAGATGTCGCCTCAGCAGGAGAGGGCCGACTCGGAAAGGCAGCGAATGCTGTCCGTTAACGCCCTGGCGGCTGAGTTTTTTCAGGCATGCCTGGCCGGGGAAGAGAAGGGCAAATCCGCCCGGGCGTATTTGGCCAAACGCGGCCTGACCCGGGAAGCAGTGGAGATGTTCAGGCTGGGGTATGCGCCGGCCGGATGGGACAACCTGATGAATCATCTGGAGAGAAAGCACATATCCCCTCGGGTCGCGGAGCAGGCCGGACTGGTCGTTAAAAAACAGTCGGGCGGATACTACGACCGTTTTCGTGACCGGATCATGTTCCCGATTACCGATGTGGCCGGTAGAATTATCGCCTTCGGCGGCCGGGTCATGGATGATTCTCTGCCCAAATACCTGAATTCTCCTGAAACGGCCCTTTACAACAAACGGCGTGTGTTGTATGGCCTGGAGTCGGCCAGGCGAAAGTGCCGGGAGACGGGCGTCGTCTATATCACCGAAGGATACATGGATTTTCTGGCGGTCTACCGGCACGGGATTGAAAATGTCGTGGCCACGCTGGGAACCGCGATGACGGTTGAACATGTGCGTCTTTTGAAAGGGTACGTGACCAAAGCCGTCATGGTTTTTGACTCGGATGAGGCCGGCATCAAGGCTGCACGGCGGGGCATTGATCTGTTTACCGAGGAAAAATCGATCAAGCCGTTTATCCTTTCCCTTCCGGAAGGACACGACCCGGATTCCTATCTGATGAAACACGGCGCCGACTCTTTTCTGCGTCTTGCCGCCGATGCACAGGAGGCCATGTTGTACGTAATCAACGAGGCCGTTCGGAAACACGGGCTGTCCGTGGATGGCAAGCTCCGGGTTATATCGGAAATGGAACCGGTCCTGGCCGGTATCGATGATGATCTGGCCAGGTCCCTCTATGTCAAGGAGCTGGCGGAGCGAATCGGCATTGAGGAACGGGCGCTGCTGGACAGAATCAACAAAGCCGCGGTCGCGTTAAAGGCCGCTCCCGCCGGTGGTGATGCCGGGCAGCCGGTCGGCGATGACGGACCGCCGCCACCGAATACCCGTCAGGATTTCGGCTCAAGAAGATATCGACTGGAACGGCAGGTGGTGGGGATGATGTTGCATGCGCCTTTTCTGCTGCCGGAAATCGAACAGATGGATATATTGAATTTTTTCGAAAATGTTACGCTGGCGGCGCTGGGCAAAATCATCCTGCGTCAGCGTCACGATATTGAACAGGGCGGGGTCGACATTACGGCCCTGGTCGAAAACGAGGAACAGCGGCGGGAGGTGACTTCCCTGCTGGTGGGGGATGAATTGGGGTTCGGCGAGTGGAAAGAGGATGACTGTCGTAAATTGCTGCAGCAGTTCATGTCGATATGTCGCCGCCAGGATGGGGGACTGAACGCGCGCATTAAATCCGTCGCCGATAATCAGGATGATCAGCTACTGGAGAAATTGTTGCAGGTAAAACGCAAACAGCTGCAACTGATAAAGGACAGGATCCAAATTATTGAATGA
- a CDS encoding Nif3-like dinuclear metal center hexameric protein: protein MTVTVADMAGLMNRLAPPELAESWDNCGLQAGSYGWSADLVWVSLDPSYEVIAAACAAGVNLLITHHPLLLSGIKNIDFESMPGRAIRLAAEHRLSIFSAHTSLDSADGGLNDVCAERLELTETRVLASPRQPDYRKLAVFVPETHETVVLRALEDTPAGVYGAYSCCSFTVRGTGRFKPSAGASPFIGTAGEVATADEVRIETIVAADDLQGVIERIRSVHPYETMAYDVFPLAGSVGKARGMGRVGRMKTPMPLAAFADFVKERFGADHVRMAGDPDLTVASVAVCSGSGSSLMGDFFASGADAFVSGEFKHHNGLAAREAGRGLVDAGHFETERLVVGLLVRRLRELAAEAGLTPAIQGVEQEKSPFLRV, encoded by the coding sequence ATGACTGTGACCGTCGCTGACATGGCCGGGCTCATGAACCGGCTGGCTCCGCCGGAACTGGCGGAGTCATGGGATAACTGCGGCCTTCAGGCGGGCAGTTACGGCTGGAGCGCTGATCTTGTCTGGGTTTCCCTGGACCCCTCCTACGAGGTTATTGCCGCCGCCTGCGCCGCCGGGGTCAACCTGCTGATTACCCATCATCCACTGCTGCTGTCGGGAATCAAAAATATTGACTTTGAGAGCATGCCCGGCCGCGCCATCCGCTTGGCCGCTGAACACCGGTTGTCCATATTCAGCGCCCATACCAGCCTGGACAGCGCCGACGGCGGCCTGAACGACGTCTGCGCCGAAAGGCTGGAGTTGACCGAAACCCGGGTGCTGGCCTCGCCTCGTCAACCGGACTACCGGAAACTGGCGGTGTTTGTTCCGGAAACCCATGAGACTGTCGTTCTGCGGGCGCTTGAGGACACCCCGGCCGGCGTTTATGGAGCGTACTCCTGTTGCTCCTTCACGGTTCGGGGCACGGGCCGGTTCAAGCCCTCCGCCGGCGCCTCTCCTTTTATCGGAACCGCCGGCGAAGTGGCCACGGCCGATGAGGTCAGGATTGAAACCATCGTGGCCGCGGACGATCTGCAAGGCGTCATCGAACGGATTCGATCCGTTCATCCTTACGAGACCATGGCCTATGATGTCTTCCCCCTGGCCGGATCAGTGGGAAAGGCCCGGGGAATGGGTCGGGTCGGCCGGATGAAAACCCCCATGCCGCTGGCCGCCTTTGCCGATTTTGTCAAAGAGCGGTTTGGCGCCGATCATGTGAGGATGGCGGGTGATCCTGATCTGACCGTCGCCAGTGTGGCGGTCTGTTCCGGCAGCGGGTCAAGCCTCATGGGTGATTTTTTCGCTTCCGGGGCCGATGCCTTTGTGAGCGGAGAGTTTAAACATCATAACGGGCTGGCGGCACGGGAGGCGGGCCGGGGCCTGGTGGACGCCGGACATTTTGAAACTGAACGGCTGGTGGTGGGCCTGCTGGTCCGCCGACTTCGGGAACTGGCGGCCGAGGCAGGTCTGACGCCAGCTATTCAGGGGGTTGAGCAGGAAAAGAGCCCGTTTTTACGGGTATAA
- a CDS encoding PEP/pyruvate-binding domain-containing protein, whose product MIHYTRVSTGWESLDAIIDHLRTGDNVVWQVDSLDDYQRVVTPFVNEALARGDRLVYLRFGRHTALLEDRSGLTIYRLQTENSFESFSAQVHTIITREGRDVCYVFDSLSDLLHMWATDRMISDFFFITCPYLFQLNTIAYFALLRNSHSYKAIARIRETTQVLIDIYNYKGRICVHPIKVQHRYSPTMFFPHIKEKETLVPVINSVEATQLFSHLSQSSMTGAHRHLDYWDRLFMEARALLTSEAGSEERQDMVQQLSRLMMTRNKRLLAMIRQYFSLEDLLQIKERLIGTGFIGGKSVGMLLARRILSRDDAFDWQHTLEQHDSFYIGSDVFYSFIVQNGWWQTFMAHKTREGYFVRGRELKEKIPAGTFPEEVVERLTLMLEYFGQSPIIVRSSSLLEDAFGSAFAGKYDSFFCVNQGSPERRYEEFERAVLRIFASTMSEDALTYRRQRGLDQADEQMALLVQRVSGAYHKSYFFPELAGVGLSHNPFVWKKGMDPEAGMARLVFGLGTRAVNRVENDYPRIVAMDDPLVKPLTGMEDIRRFSQHFVDLLNLEANQIETMPLAELLKREVPQRIDLIAIRDTEAARLMRELGRPEEDQLVLTFDPFLSRTAFVDMMKRLLSRLETVYDNPVDVEFTVNFDQNEVMQINLLQCRPFQTLGDHPGNPAPPAADVDNTIIRVAGNFMGGTIRRPVSRIILVDPQPYAELSMSEKYSVARLIGKLNRLIEGRDRQPTLLMGPGRWGTHSPAMGVPVSFSEINQVTAIAEISYQSGSLIPDLSFGTHFFHDLIETGIFYLAIYPEDPDVIFNLEWIYALPNRLPALVPDSIRLAHVVSVVDTALAGLTLQSDMATRTVSCYLAPPSGRPPRQP is encoded by the coding sequence ATGATCCATTATACCCGCGTCAGCACCGGCTGGGAGAGCCTGGACGCCATTATCGACCATCTGCGGACGGGCGATAACGTGGTCTGGCAGGTGGACAGCCTGGACGACTATCAGCGGGTGGTCACCCCCTTTGTCAACGAAGCCCTGGCCCGCGGGGATCGGCTTGTCTATCTGCGGTTCGGCCGGCACACGGCGCTGCTGGAAGACCGATCCGGCCTGACGATTTACCGTCTGCAGACGGAAAACAGTTTTGAATCTTTTTCCGCCCAGGTGCATACCATCATCACCCGGGAAGGCCGGGATGTCTGTTATGTCTTCGACTCCCTGTCCGATCTGCTGCACATGTGGGCCACGGACCGGATGATCAGCGACTTCTTTTTCATTACCTGCCCGTACCTGTTTCAACTCAACACCATCGCCTATTTCGCCCTGCTGCGTAACAGCCACTCCTACAAGGCCATCGCCCGTATCCGGGAAACCACCCAGGTACTGATCGACATTTATAATTACAAGGGCCGCATCTGCGTCCATCCCATCAAAGTGCAGCATCGCTATTCGCCGACCATGTTTTTCCCCCACATCAAGGAAAAAGAGACGCTGGTGCCGGTCATCAACAGCGTCGAAGCCACCCAGCTTTTTTCTCATCTGTCCCAGTCCAGCATGACCGGCGCCCACCGCCACCTGGATTACTGGGACCGTCTCTTCATGGAGGCCCGTGCCCTGCTGACGTCCGAAGCCGGATCCGAAGAGCGACAGGATATGGTGCAGCAATTGAGCCGCCTGATGATGACCCGAAACAAGCGGCTGCTGGCCATGATCCGGCAATATTTTTCCCTGGAGGATCTGCTGCAGATCAAGGAGCGCCTCATCGGCACCGGTTTTATCGGCGGCAAGTCGGTGGGCATGCTGCTGGCCCGCAGGATCCTGTCCCGGGACGACGCTTTCGATTGGCAGCACACTTTGGAACAGCATGATTCCTTTTATATCGGTTCGGATGTATTTTACTCCTTTATCGTTCAGAACGGCTGGTGGCAGACCTTCATGGCCCACAAGACCCGGGAGGGATATTTTGTCAGGGGCCGGGAGTTGAAGGAAAAGATTCCAGCAGGGACGTTTCCCGAGGAAGTCGTGGAACGGTTGACCCTGATGCTGGAATATTTCGGTCAGTCTCCCATTATTGTGCGCTCCAGCAGCCTTCTGGAGGACGCTTTCGGCAGCGCCTTTGCCGGCAAGTACGACAGTTTTTTCTGCGTCAACCAGGGATCGCCGGAAAGACGGTATGAAGAGTTTGAACGGGCCGTGCTGCGCATCTTCGCCAGCACCATGAGTGAAGACGCCCTGACGTATCGTCGTCAGCGGGGTCTGGACCAGGCCGACGAGCAAATGGCGCTGCTGGTGCAGCGGGTGTCGGGGGCCTATCACAAATCCTATTTTTTCCCCGAACTGGCCGGGGTGGGCCTGTCACACAATCCTTTTGTCTGGAAGAAGGGAATGGATCCCGAAGCGGGTATGGCGCGGCTGGTGTTTGGTCTGGGCACCCGGGCCGTGAACCGGGTGGAAAACGACTATCCCCGAATCGTGGCCATGGATGATCCGCTGGTCAAGCCCCTGACCGGCATGGAGGACATCCGCCGCTTTTCCCAGCATTTTGTCGACCTGTTGAATCTGGAGGCCAACCAGATCGAAACAATGCCCCTGGCCGAACTGCTGAAAAGGGAAGTGCCGCAACGCATAGACCTGATCGCCATCCGGGACACCGAAGCGGCCCGGCTGATGCGGGAACTGGGACGGCCGGAAGAAGACCAGCTGGTGCTGACCTTTGATCCGTTTCTGTCCCGGACCGCCTTTGTCGACATGATGAAACGGCTGCTTTCCCGGCTGGAAACGGTTTACGACAATCCCGTGGATGTGGAGTTTACCGTTAACTTCGATCAGAACGAAGTCATGCAGATCAATCTGCTTCAATGCCGGCCATTCCAGACCCTGGGCGATCATCCCGGCAATCCGGCGCCGCCGGCCGCGGACGTCGACAACACCATCATCCGCGTGGCCGGCAATTTCATGGGCGGCACTATCCGGCGGCCTGTCTCCCGGATTATCCTGGTAGATCCCCAGCCGTACGCCGAGCTTTCCATGTCGGAAAAATACAGCGTCGCGCGGCTGATCGGCAAACTCAACAGACTGATTGAAGGCCGGGACCGGCAACCCACCCTGCTGATGGGACCCGGACGCTGGGGGACCCATTCCCCGGCCATGGGCGTACCGGTCAGCTTTTCCGAAATAAACCAGGTGACGGCCATCGCCGAGATCAGCTACCAGAGCGGCAGCCTGATCCCGGATCTTTCCTTCGGCACCCATTTCTTTCATGATCTCATCGAAACCGGTATTTTTTATCTGGCCATTTATCCCGAAGACCCGGATGTGATTTTCAATCTGGAGTGGATATACGCTTTGCCCAACCGGCTTCCGGCCCTGGTGCCGGACAGCATACGACTGGCTCATGTGGTCAGCGTGGTCGACACGGCCCTGGCCGGACTGACCCTTCAGTCCGATATGGCCACCCGCACGGTTTCCTGTTATCTGGCGCCGCCGTCCGGGCGCCCACCCCGGCAACCGTGA
- the rpoD gene encoding RNA polymerase sigma factor RpoD yields MVATKAGSPKLSSEDVVVEKPSVKQKLSRIIAKGKKQGVLTYEEVEREMADKEIAEDQIEEGMACLEEEEILVVKDVDQENHKKASLKSGAEKRAVAAYGGVGDTVKMYLREMGMVTLLSREGEVEIAKKIEAGEQEALKGMLETAIGVESIIALGDNIESGNLRPKFVLKDVDEGDVSEDEERRVEGFLEAIRVIKQLDAENYTQREELLAPNLSEAERKRVRENVARRSARIFELLMGWRIENEVMVNIEKRIMAELDWFDQQNKAIESCAGEAGMNAAAVTVRSNLKSRSGFVNWVGVRSKLTRKDMGEVYNRLKELDEQIDIRERALMADSRSLKRVMVKVAEGYSRAKDAKGELVQANLRLVVSIAKKYTNRGLQFLDLIQEGNIGLMKAVDKFEYRRGYKFSTYATWWIRQAITRAIADQARTIRIPVHMIETINKLIRTSRYLVQERGYEPSPEEIAEKMEVSLEKVRRVLKIAREPISLETPIGEEEDSHLGDFIEDKKFMIPSEAAVNLNLSQQTRKVLATLTPREEKVLRMRFGIGEKADHTLEEVGKDFAVTRERIRQIEAKALRKLRHPTRSKKLKHFMEEG; encoded by the coding sequence ATGGTCGCGACCAAGGCGGGCAGCCCGAAGCTCTCCAGCGAAGACGTTGTGGTGGAAAAACCGTCGGTAAAACAGAAGTTGAGCAGGATTATTGCCAAAGGGAAAAAGCAGGGAGTATTGACTTACGAGGAGGTTGAGAGGGAGATGGCGGACAAGGAGATCGCTGAGGATCAAATCGAAGAAGGAATGGCTTGCCTGGAAGAGGAAGAGATCCTTGTCGTTAAAGACGTTGATCAGGAAAATCATAAGAAGGCGTCTCTGAAAAGCGGCGCCGAGAAGCGGGCGGTCGCGGCCTATGGAGGGGTCGGCGATACGGTGAAAATGTATCTCCGGGAAATGGGGATGGTGACGCTTTTAAGCCGGGAAGGCGAGGTGGAAATCGCCAAAAAAATCGAAGCCGGCGAGCAGGAAGCGTTAAAAGGCATGCTGGAGACCGCCATTGGGGTCGAAAGCATCATTGCCCTGGGTGATAACATCGAGTCCGGCAATTTACGGCCGAAGTTTGTTTTAAAAGACGTGGATGAAGGAGACGTCAGCGAAGACGAGGAGCGGCGTGTCGAGGGATTTCTTGAGGCTATCCGTGTGATCAAACAGTTGGATGCGGAGAATTACACCCAGCGAGAGGAACTGCTGGCGCCGAATTTATCGGAGGCGGAGCGAAAGCGGGTCCGGGAAAACGTGGCGCGCCGGAGCGCCAGAATATTTGAGCTTCTCATGGGTTGGCGGATTGAAAATGAGGTGATGGTAAATATCGAAAAGCGAATCATGGCTGAACTGGACTGGTTTGACCAGCAGAACAAAGCAATTGAATCCTGTGCCGGAGAGGCCGGGATGAATGCCGCGGCCGTCACCGTACGATCCAACCTGAAGAGCCGGAGCGGTTTTGTCAATTGGGTCGGAGTCCGTTCCAAACTGACCAGAAAGGATATGGGAGAGGTTTACAACCGGCTTAAGGAGCTTGACGAGCAGATCGATATTCGCGAAAGAGCCCTGATGGCCGACAGTCGTTCGTTAAAGCGGGTGATGGTCAAAGTGGCGGAAGGGTATTCCCGCGCCAAGGACGCCAAAGGGGAACTGGTCCAGGCCAACCTGCGCCTGGTGGTCAGCATCGCCAAGAAGTATACCAACCGTGGACTGCAGTTCCTGGACCTGATCCAGGAGGGGAATATCGGCCTGATGAAGGCGGTGGATAAGTTTGAATACCGGCGGGGATATAAATTCAGTACCTATGCCACCTGGTGGATCCGACAGGCGATAACCCGGGCCATTGCGGACCAGGCCCGGACCATCCGGATACCGGTGCACATGATCGAAACGATCAATAAGTTGATCCGGACTTCCCGCTATCTGGTGCAGGAGCGGGGGTATGAGCCGTCACCCGAGGAGATCGCGGAAAAGATGGAGGTCTCTCTGGAAAAGGTCCGGCGGGTGTTGAAGATTGCCCGGGAGCCGATTTCTCTGGAGACGCCCATCGGCGAGGAGGAGGATAGCCACCTGGGCGACTTCATCGAAGACAAGAAATTCATGATTCCGTCGGAAGCGGCCGTCAACCTGAACCTGTCCCAGCAGACCCGTAAAGTCCTGGCGACATTGACGCCGCGGGAAGAAAAGGTGCTGCGGATGCGCTTTGGTATTGGCGAAAAGGCGGACCACACCCTGGAGGAGGTCGGCAAGGATTTCGCGGTAACCCGCGAAAGGATCCGGCAGATAGAGGCGAAAGCCTTGAGAAAATTGCGGCATCCCACCCGCAGCAAAAAGCTGAAGCATTTTATGGAAGAGGGCTAA
- a CDS encoding C4-type zinc ribbon domain-containing protein, with the protein MREVTREEMDVLIRLQANEDDKTKVQAVLNRLPEQIALLDQQMAEEEKRIKDRELSWNEQKKRYRDSEAEVKTRQESIRKSDQKLMSIKSNKEYQAVLTEIEDLKRQIAKLEDGMLKILFDLEEEEKTLARDRKDWEAEKSRFAEERRDLESQQQEEENRLAALADEWRRIAESAPRPLLNHYLEVRGRIPGGKAVAVVREYVCQGCFMNIPAQMYNELHTTNILRFCPFCNRIIYVNNRKEE; encoded by the coding sequence ATGCGGGAAGTTACCAGGGAAGAGATGGACGTGCTGATCCGTTTGCAGGCCAATGAAGATGACAAGACGAAAGTCCAGGCGGTGTTAAACAGGCTACCGGAGCAGATCGCGCTGCTGGACCAGCAGATGGCGGAAGAGGAAAAGCGGATAAAAGATCGCGAACTATCATGGAACGAACAGAAAAAGCGATACCGGGACAGCGAGGCCGAAGTCAAGACCCGGCAGGAGAGCATCCGCAAAAGCGACCAGAAACTGATGTCGATCAAAAGCAACAAGGAATATCAGGCGGTGTTGACGGAAATTGAGGATCTCAAACGCCAGATTGCCAAACTGGAAGACGGCATGCTGAAGATTCTGTTTGATCTGGAGGAAGAGGAAAAAACCCTGGCCCGGGACCGCAAGGACTGGGAGGCTGAAAAATCACGGTTTGCGGAAGAGCGGCGGGATCTGGAATCACAGCAGCAGGAAGAGGAAAATCGGCTGGCCGCTCTGGCCGATGAATGGCGCCGGATAGCCGAAAGCGCTCCCCGGCCCCTGCTTAACCATTACCTGGAGGTGCGCGGCCGGATTCCCGGCGGCAAGGCGGTGGCCGTGGTCAGGGAGTATGTCTGTCAGGGGTGTTTCATGAATATTCCCGCCCAGATGTATAATGAACTGCATACCACAAATATATTGAGATTTTGTCCGTTTTGTAACAGGATCATTTACGTCAACAACAGGAAAGAAGAGTAA